A region from the Kryptolebias marmoratus isolate JLee-2015 linkage group LG9, ASM164957v2, whole genome shotgun sequence genome encodes:
- the LOC108240565 gene encoding solute carrier family 25 member 53, whose protein sequence is MAGSPDHKTDDGDTGDTMVRFQSYLHGGTSSLLSTLPTVLVFPVYKTIFRQQIHNTPVCQAVRQLWKEGPVKLYRGVAPPLLMRTLNGTLLFGLQDTLLHQLAPSAQNVRPAVALPALAGLGAGLVEAAVFTPFERVQNVLQNGQNDRRLPSLRSVLVTLKVQRVSDGFYRGFFPIAARNALGSSLYFGLKGPVCVVVAGQGLSPVASSFVSGTLTSMAISLALYPLSVLVANMQAQVGGEANGVAASWRALWKSRHGSVALLYRGGSLIILRSCITWGVTTAIYDMQQKRSC, encoded by the coding sequence ATGGCAGGAAGTCCCGACCATAAAACGGATGATGGAGACACCGGGGACACGATGGTTCGCTTTCAGAGCTACTTACACGGAGGAACCTCCAGCCTGCTGTCCACCCTTCCTACCGTCCTCGTCTTCCCTGTCTACAAAACCATTTTCCGTCAACAAATCCACAACACCCCTGTTTGCCAGGCGGTGAGACAGCTCTGGAAAGAGGGGCCCGTGAAGCTCTACAGGGGCGTGGCCCCACCGCTGCTGATGAGGACGCTGAATGGCACGCTGCTCTTTGGCCTCCAGGACACGCTGCTCCACCAGCTCGCCCCGTCGGCCCAAAACGTCCGCCCTGCGGTTGCTCTGCCGGCTCTGGCTGGGCTGGGAGCAGGGTTGGTGGAAGCTGCGGTTTTCACGCCGTTCGAGCGGGTTCAGAACGTGTTGCAGAACGGCCAAAACGACCGCCGCCTCCCCTCCCTGAGGAGCGTCCTTGTGACCCTGAAGGTGCAGAGGGTGAGCGACGGCTTCTACAGGGGCTTCTTCCCCATCGCGGCTCGTAACGCCCTGGGCAGCTCCCTCTACTTCGGCCTGAAGGGTCCCGTGTGCGTCGTCGTGGCGGGACAGGGGCTCTCCCCCGTGGCCTCCTCCTTTgtctcaggaacgctgacctcGATGGCGATCAGCCTGGCCCTGTACCCGCTGTCCGTGCTGGTGGCAAACATGCAGGCGCAGGTGGGAGGGGAGGCGAATGGCGTCGCGGCGTCCTGGAGAGCCCTGTGGAAGTCTCGGCATGGGAGCGTGGCTCTTCTGTACCGAGGAGGTTCCCTCATTATCCTGCGATCGTGCATCACGTGGGGAGTCACCACCGCCATTTATGACATGCAGCAGAAGCGGTCGTGTTGA
- the tmsb1 gene encoding thymosin beta 1: MSDHNPVNEEVEKFNKQKLKKTNTEEKNCLPTKEQIEEEKKAMKGPK, from the exons ATGAGCGACCACAACCCAGTCaacgaggaagtggagaagTTTAACAAGCAGAAGCTCAAGAAGACGAACACGGAGGAGAAAAACTGCCTTCCAACCAAGGAGC AAATcgaagaggagaagaaagccATGAAAGGGCCGAAATGA